A single Drosophila ananassae strain 14024-0371.13 chromosome 3L, ASM1763931v2, whole genome shotgun sequence DNA region contains:
- the LOC6494816 gene encoding E3 SUMO-protein ligase PIAS1 isoform X1, with translation MRKTRSQTARTQAENAATSNIAGQQSSSSAVSALSTFDTSKYKECEQMVQMLRVVELQKILSFLNISFAGRKTDLQARILSFLRTNLELLAPKVQEVYAQSVQEQSPTLQYLDPTRMYSHMQLPPAVQPNSVVGSLVGGGPGGQVPGAQIPVVGGAPFLHAHSINSQLPIHPDVRLKKLAFYDVLGTLIKPSTLVPRNTQRVQEVPFYFTLTPQQATEIASNRDIRNSSKVEHAIQVQLRFCLVETSCEQEDCFPPNVNVKVNNKLCQLPNVIPTNRPNVEPKRPPRPVNVTSNVKLSPTVTNTIMVQWCPDYTRSYCLAVYLVKKLTSAQLLQRMKTKGVKPADYTRGLIKEKLTEDADCEIATTMLKVSLNCPLGKMKMLLPCRASTCSHLQCFDASLYLQMNERKPTWNCPVCDKPAIYDNLVIDGYFQEVLGSSLLKSDDTEIQLHQDGSWSTPGLRSEAQVLDTPSKSVQKVEVISDDIELITDEAKPVKSDLAGIPDDQPTSTSNSETVDLTLSDSDDDMPLAKRRPPAKQAIASSTSNGSGQRAYTPAQQPQQSDSPDQLVARQHSPEMLQPGLEQLEQPAATAAAVHATLLESLAAAVADQKHFQLLDLAAVAAAAAATASASGQGHNAGP, from the exons ATGCGAAAGACCCGCTCGCAGACGGCTCGCACGCAGGCGGAAAATGCCGCAACTTCCAACATCGCCGGCCAGCAATCATCATCGTCTGCGGTCTCAGCACTGAGCACCTTTGATACGAGCAAATACAAG GAATGTGAGCAGATGGTGCAGATGCTCCGAGTGGTAGAGCTGCAAAAAATCTTATCGTTTCTGAACATCTCCTTCGCTGGCCGAAAAACCGATCTGCAGGCACGCATCCTCTCGTTTCTGCGCACCAACTTGGAACTGCTCGCCCCGAAGGTGCAGGAAGTCTACGCCCAATCCGTGCAAGAACAAAGCCCCACCCTGCAGTACTTAGATCCAACCAGAATGTATTCGCACATGCAGCTACCGCCTGCCGTGCAGCCCAATTCCGTGGTGGGCAGCCTGGTAGGCGGTGGCCCCGGCGGTCAGGTGCCGGGTGCCCAGATACCAGTGGTCGGCGGTGCACCATTTTTACATGCGCACAGTATCAACAGCCAGCTGCCCATCCATCCGGACGTGCGGCTGAAGAAGCTCGCCTTCTACGATGTGCTCGGCACACTGATAAAGCCTTCGACGCTGGTGCCTCGCAACACACAGCGTGTCCAAGAGGTGCCTTTTTATTTCACACTAACGCCGCAACAGGCCACCGAGATAGCCTCCAATCGTGACATCCGCAATAGTTCCAAAGTAGAGCACGCCATCCAGGTGCAACTGCGTTTCTGCTTGGTAGAGACCTCGTGCGAGCAGGAAGACTGCTTTCCGCCGAATGTCAACGTAAAGGTCAACAATAAGCTGTGCCAGCTGCCT AATGTCATTCCTACAAACCGGCCTAATGTGGAGCCAAAGCGTCCTCCGCGTCCCGTCAACGTGACCTCCAACGTCAAGTTGTCGCCAACGGTCACAAACACCATTATGGTGCAGTGGTGTCCGGATTACACCCGCAGCTACTGCCTGGCCGTCTATTTGGTAAAGAAGCTCACCTCCGCACAGCTCCTACAACGTATGAAGACTAAGGGTGTCAAGCCGGCGGACTATACCCGTGGACtaa TTAAGGAGAAGCTAACTGAGGATGCCGACTGCGAGATAGCCACAACAATGCTCAAAGTATCCCTGAACTGCCCGCTGGGCAAAATGAAAATGCTGCTGCCGTGTCGAGCTTCAACTTGTTCGCACCTGCAGTGCTTCGATGCCAGTCTCTACCTGCAAATGAACGAGCGCAAGCCAACCTGGAATTGTCCCGTCTGCGATAAGCCGGCCATTTATGACAATCTGGTCATAGACGG ATATTTCCAAGAAGTGCTGGGCTCCTCGCTTCTCAAAAGCGACGACACAGAGATTCAGTTGCACCAGGATGGCTCGTGGAGTACGCCCGGACTGCGGAGCGAAGCGCAGGTCTTGGACACACCTTCAAAGTCTGTTCAAAAAGTAGAGGTCATCTCGGACGACATAG AACTTATCACAGATGAAGCCAAGCCGGTAAAGAGTGACTTGGCTGGAATTCCGGATGATCAGCCAACCTCAACGTCGAACAGTGAAACt GTTGATCTGACGTTAAGTGATTCCGATGACGACATGCCACTGGCCAAGCGTCGTCCTCCTGCTAAACAAGCTATCGCCAGTTCCACGTCGAACGGAAGCGGCCAACGTGCTTACACTCCGGCCCAGCAACCGCAGCAATCCG ACTCCCCCGACCAGCTGGTGGCCCGACAACATTCGCCCGAGATGCTCCAGCCCGGCCTAGAACAACTCGAACAACCGGCGGCGACGGCGGCAGCCGTTCATGCCACTCTTCTGGAGTCCCTGGCGGCCGCGGTTGCGGATCAAAAGCACTTCCAACTGttggatctggctgcagttgcggctgctgctgctgccacggCCTCGGCATCGGGGCAGGGTCACAATGCCGGCCCATAG
- the LOC6494816 gene encoding E3 SUMO-protein ligase PIAS3 isoform X2, giving the protein MVQMLRVVELQKILSFLNISFAGRKTDLQARILSFLRTNLELLAPKVQEVYAQSVQEQSPTLQYLDPTRMYSHMQLPPAVQPNSVVGSLVGGGPGGQVPGAQIPVVGGAPFLHAHSINSQLPIHPDVRLKKLAFYDVLGTLIKPSTLVPRNTQRVQEVPFYFTLTPQQATEIASNRDIRNSSKVEHAIQVQLRFCLVETSCEQEDCFPPNVNVKVNNKLCQLPNVIPTNRPNVEPKRPPRPVNVTSNVKLSPTVTNTIMVQWCPDYTRSYCLAVYLVKKLTSAQLLQRMKTKGVKPADYTRGLIKEKLTEDADCEIATTMLKVSLNCPLGKMKMLLPCRASTCSHLQCFDASLYLQMNERKPTWNCPVCDKPAIYDNLVIDGYFQEVLGSSLLKSDDTEIQLHQDGSWSTPGLRSEAQVLDTPSKSVQKVEVISDDIELITDEAKPVKSDLAGIPDDQPTSTSNSETVDLTLSDSDDDMPLAKRRPPAKQAIASSTSNGSGQRAYTPAQQPQQSDSPDQLVARQHSPEMLQPGLEQLEQPAATAAAVHATLLESLAAAVADQKHFQLLDLAAVAAAAAATASASGQGHNAGP; this is encoded by the exons ATGGTGCAGATGCTCCGAGTGGTAGAGCTGCAAAAAATCTTATCGTTTCTGAACATCTCCTTCGCTGGCCGAAAAACCGATCTGCAGGCACGCATCCTCTCGTTTCTGCGCACCAACTTGGAACTGCTCGCCCCGAAGGTGCAGGAAGTCTACGCCCAATCCGTGCAAGAACAAAGCCCCACCCTGCAGTACTTAGATCCAACCAGAATGTATTCGCACATGCAGCTACCGCCTGCCGTGCAGCCCAATTCCGTGGTGGGCAGCCTGGTAGGCGGTGGCCCCGGCGGTCAGGTGCCGGGTGCCCAGATACCAGTGGTCGGCGGTGCACCATTTTTACATGCGCACAGTATCAACAGCCAGCTGCCCATCCATCCGGACGTGCGGCTGAAGAAGCTCGCCTTCTACGATGTGCTCGGCACACTGATAAAGCCTTCGACGCTGGTGCCTCGCAACACACAGCGTGTCCAAGAGGTGCCTTTTTATTTCACACTAACGCCGCAACAGGCCACCGAGATAGCCTCCAATCGTGACATCCGCAATAGTTCCAAAGTAGAGCACGCCATCCAGGTGCAACTGCGTTTCTGCTTGGTAGAGACCTCGTGCGAGCAGGAAGACTGCTTTCCGCCGAATGTCAACGTAAAGGTCAACAATAAGCTGTGCCAGCTGCCT AATGTCATTCCTACAAACCGGCCTAATGTGGAGCCAAAGCGTCCTCCGCGTCCCGTCAACGTGACCTCCAACGTCAAGTTGTCGCCAACGGTCACAAACACCATTATGGTGCAGTGGTGTCCGGATTACACCCGCAGCTACTGCCTGGCCGTCTATTTGGTAAAGAAGCTCACCTCCGCACAGCTCCTACAACGTATGAAGACTAAGGGTGTCAAGCCGGCGGACTATACCCGTGGACtaa TTAAGGAGAAGCTAACTGAGGATGCCGACTGCGAGATAGCCACAACAATGCTCAAAGTATCCCTGAACTGCCCGCTGGGCAAAATGAAAATGCTGCTGCCGTGTCGAGCTTCAACTTGTTCGCACCTGCAGTGCTTCGATGCCAGTCTCTACCTGCAAATGAACGAGCGCAAGCCAACCTGGAATTGTCCCGTCTGCGATAAGCCGGCCATTTATGACAATCTGGTCATAGACGG ATATTTCCAAGAAGTGCTGGGCTCCTCGCTTCTCAAAAGCGACGACACAGAGATTCAGTTGCACCAGGATGGCTCGTGGAGTACGCCCGGACTGCGGAGCGAAGCGCAGGTCTTGGACACACCTTCAAAGTCTGTTCAAAAAGTAGAGGTCATCTCGGACGACATAG AACTTATCACAGATGAAGCCAAGCCGGTAAAGAGTGACTTGGCTGGAATTCCGGATGATCAGCCAACCTCAACGTCGAACAGTGAAACt GTTGATCTGACGTTAAGTGATTCCGATGACGACATGCCACTGGCCAAGCGTCGTCCTCCTGCTAAACAAGCTATCGCCAGTTCCACGTCGAACGGAAGCGGCCAACGTGCTTACACTCCGGCCCAGCAACCGCAGCAATCCG ACTCCCCCGACCAGCTGGTGGCCCGACAACATTCGCCCGAGATGCTCCAGCCCGGCCTAGAACAACTCGAACAACCGGCGGCGACGGCGGCAGCCGTTCATGCCACTCTTCTGGAGTCCCTGGCGGCCGCGGTTGCGGATCAAAAGCACTTCCAACTGttggatctggctgcagttgcggctgctgctgctgccacggCCTCGGCATCGGGGCAGGGTCACAATGCCGGCCCATAG
- the LOC6494816 gene encoding E3 SUMO-protein ligase PIAS1 isoform X7: protein MRKTRSQTARTQAENAATSNIAGQQSSSSAVSALSTFDTSKYKECEQMVQMLRVVELQKILSFLNISFAGRKTDLQARILSFLRTNLELLAPKVQEVYAQSVQEQSPTLQYLDPTRMYSHMQLPPAVQPNSVVGSLVGGGPGGQVPGAQIPVVGGAPFLHAHSINSQLPIHPDVRLKKLAFYDVLGTLIKPSTLVPRNTQRVQEVPFYFTLTPQQATEIASNRDIRNSSKVEHAIQVQLRFCLVETSCEQEDCFPPNVNVKVNNKLCQLPNVIPTNRPNVEPKRPPRPVNVTSNVKLSPTVTNTIMVQWCPDYTRSYCLAVYLVKKLTSAQLLQRMKTKGVKPADYTRGLIKEKLTEDADCEIATTMLKVSLNCPLGKMKMLLPCRASTCSHLQCFDASLYLQMNERKPTWNCPVCDKPAIYDNLVIDGYFQEVLGSSLLKSDDTEIQLHQDGSWSTPGLRSEAQVLDTPSKSVQKVEVISDDIELITDEAKPVKSDLAGIPDDQPTSTSNSETVDLTLSDSDDDMPLAKRRPPAKQAIASSTSNGSGQRAYTPAQQPQQSGRRHYRQAL, encoded by the exons ATGCGAAAGACCCGCTCGCAGACGGCTCGCACGCAGGCGGAAAATGCCGCAACTTCCAACATCGCCGGCCAGCAATCATCATCGTCTGCGGTCTCAGCACTGAGCACCTTTGATACGAGCAAATACAAG GAATGTGAGCAGATGGTGCAGATGCTCCGAGTGGTAGAGCTGCAAAAAATCTTATCGTTTCTGAACATCTCCTTCGCTGGCCGAAAAACCGATCTGCAGGCACGCATCCTCTCGTTTCTGCGCACCAACTTGGAACTGCTCGCCCCGAAGGTGCAGGAAGTCTACGCCCAATCCGTGCAAGAACAAAGCCCCACCCTGCAGTACTTAGATCCAACCAGAATGTATTCGCACATGCAGCTACCGCCTGCCGTGCAGCCCAATTCCGTGGTGGGCAGCCTGGTAGGCGGTGGCCCCGGCGGTCAGGTGCCGGGTGCCCAGATACCAGTGGTCGGCGGTGCACCATTTTTACATGCGCACAGTATCAACAGCCAGCTGCCCATCCATCCGGACGTGCGGCTGAAGAAGCTCGCCTTCTACGATGTGCTCGGCACACTGATAAAGCCTTCGACGCTGGTGCCTCGCAACACACAGCGTGTCCAAGAGGTGCCTTTTTATTTCACACTAACGCCGCAACAGGCCACCGAGATAGCCTCCAATCGTGACATCCGCAATAGTTCCAAAGTAGAGCACGCCATCCAGGTGCAACTGCGTTTCTGCTTGGTAGAGACCTCGTGCGAGCAGGAAGACTGCTTTCCGCCGAATGTCAACGTAAAGGTCAACAATAAGCTGTGCCAGCTGCCT AATGTCATTCCTACAAACCGGCCTAATGTGGAGCCAAAGCGTCCTCCGCGTCCCGTCAACGTGACCTCCAACGTCAAGTTGTCGCCAACGGTCACAAACACCATTATGGTGCAGTGGTGTCCGGATTACACCCGCAGCTACTGCCTGGCCGTCTATTTGGTAAAGAAGCTCACCTCCGCACAGCTCCTACAACGTATGAAGACTAAGGGTGTCAAGCCGGCGGACTATACCCGTGGACtaa TTAAGGAGAAGCTAACTGAGGATGCCGACTGCGAGATAGCCACAACAATGCTCAAAGTATCCCTGAACTGCCCGCTGGGCAAAATGAAAATGCTGCTGCCGTGTCGAGCTTCAACTTGTTCGCACCTGCAGTGCTTCGATGCCAGTCTCTACCTGCAAATGAACGAGCGCAAGCCAACCTGGAATTGTCCCGTCTGCGATAAGCCGGCCATTTATGACAATCTGGTCATAGACGG ATATTTCCAAGAAGTGCTGGGCTCCTCGCTTCTCAAAAGCGACGACACAGAGATTCAGTTGCACCAGGATGGCTCGTGGAGTACGCCCGGACTGCGGAGCGAAGCGCAGGTCTTGGACACACCTTCAAAGTCTGTTCAAAAAGTAGAGGTCATCTCGGACGACATAG AACTTATCACAGATGAAGCCAAGCCGGTAAAGAGTGACTTGGCTGGAATTCCGGATGATCAGCCAACCTCAACGTCGAACAGTGAAACt GTTGATCTGACGTTAAGTGATTCCGATGACGACATGCCACTGGCCAAGCGTCGTCCTCCTGCTAAACAAGCTATCGCCAGTTCCACGTCGAACGGAAGCGGCCAACGTGCTTACACTCCGGCCCAGCAACCGCAGCAATCCG GACGCAGACATTACAGGCAGGCTTTAtag
- the LOC6494816 gene encoding E3 SUMO-protein ligase PIAS1 isoform X4: MRKTRSQTARTQAENAATSNIAGQQSSSSAVSALSTFDTSKYKECEQMVQMLRVVELQKILSFLNISFAGRKTDLQARILSFLRTNLELLAPKVQEVYAQSVQEQSPTLQYLDPTRMYSHMQLPPAVQPNSVVGSLVGGGPGGQVPGAQIPVVGGAPFLHAHSINSQLPIHPDVRLKKLAFYDVLGTLIKPSTLVPRNTQRVQEVPFYFTLTPQQATEIASNRDIRNSSKVEHAIQVQLRFCLVETSCEQEDCFPPNVNVKVNNKLCQLPNVIPTNRPNVEPKRPPRPVNVTSNVKLSPTVTNTIMVQWCPDYTRSYCLAVYLVKKLTSAQLLQRMKTKGVKPADYTRGLIKEKLTEDADCEIATTMLKVSLNCPLGKMKMLLPCRASTCSHLQCFDASLYLQMNERKPTWNCPVCDKPAIYDNLVIDGYFQEVLGSSLLKSDDTEIQLHQDGSWSTPGLRSEAQVLDTPSKSVQKVEVISDDIELITDEAKPVKSDLAGIPDDQPTSTSNSETVDLTLSDSDDDMPLAKRRPPAKQAIASSTSNGSGQRAYTPAQQPQQSENKGLKWDPRPEAIIHFLFYVPSPKVFCVL; encoded by the exons ATGCGAAAGACCCGCTCGCAGACGGCTCGCACGCAGGCGGAAAATGCCGCAACTTCCAACATCGCCGGCCAGCAATCATCATCGTCTGCGGTCTCAGCACTGAGCACCTTTGATACGAGCAAATACAAG GAATGTGAGCAGATGGTGCAGATGCTCCGAGTGGTAGAGCTGCAAAAAATCTTATCGTTTCTGAACATCTCCTTCGCTGGCCGAAAAACCGATCTGCAGGCACGCATCCTCTCGTTTCTGCGCACCAACTTGGAACTGCTCGCCCCGAAGGTGCAGGAAGTCTACGCCCAATCCGTGCAAGAACAAAGCCCCACCCTGCAGTACTTAGATCCAACCAGAATGTATTCGCACATGCAGCTACCGCCTGCCGTGCAGCCCAATTCCGTGGTGGGCAGCCTGGTAGGCGGTGGCCCCGGCGGTCAGGTGCCGGGTGCCCAGATACCAGTGGTCGGCGGTGCACCATTTTTACATGCGCACAGTATCAACAGCCAGCTGCCCATCCATCCGGACGTGCGGCTGAAGAAGCTCGCCTTCTACGATGTGCTCGGCACACTGATAAAGCCTTCGACGCTGGTGCCTCGCAACACACAGCGTGTCCAAGAGGTGCCTTTTTATTTCACACTAACGCCGCAACAGGCCACCGAGATAGCCTCCAATCGTGACATCCGCAATAGTTCCAAAGTAGAGCACGCCATCCAGGTGCAACTGCGTTTCTGCTTGGTAGAGACCTCGTGCGAGCAGGAAGACTGCTTTCCGCCGAATGTCAACGTAAAGGTCAACAATAAGCTGTGCCAGCTGCCT AATGTCATTCCTACAAACCGGCCTAATGTGGAGCCAAAGCGTCCTCCGCGTCCCGTCAACGTGACCTCCAACGTCAAGTTGTCGCCAACGGTCACAAACACCATTATGGTGCAGTGGTGTCCGGATTACACCCGCAGCTACTGCCTGGCCGTCTATTTGGTAAAGAAGCTCACCTCCGCACAGCTCCTACAACGTATGAAGACTAAGGGTGTCAAGCCGGCGGACTATACCCGTGGACtaa TTAAGGAGAAGCTAACTGAGGATGCCGACTGCGAGATAGCCACAACAATGCTCAAAGTATCCCTGAACTGCCCGCTGGGCAAAATGAAAATGCTGCTGCCGTGTCGAGCTTCAACTTGTTCGCACCTGCAGTGCTTCGATGCCAGTCTCTACCTGCAAATGAACGAGCGCAAGCCAACCTGGAATTGTCCCGTCTGCGATAAGCCGGCCATTTATGACAATCTGGTCATAGACGG ATATTTCCAAGAAGTGCTGGGCTCCTCGCTTCTCAAAAGCGACGACACAGAGATTCAGTTGCACCAGGATGGCTCGTGGAGTACGCCCGGACTGCGGAGCGAAGCGCAGGTCTTGGACACACCTTCAAAGTCTGTTCAAAAAGTAGAGGTCATCTCGGACGACATAG AACTTATCACAGATGAAGCCAAGCCGGTAAAGAGTGACTTGGCTGGAATTCCGGATGATCAGCCAACCTCAACGTCGAACAGTGAAACt GTTGATCTGACGTTAAGTGATTCCGATGACGACATGCCACTGGCCAAGCGTCGTCCTCCTGCTAAACAAGCTATCGCCAGTTCCACGTCGAACGGAAGCGGCCAACGTGCTTACACTCCGGCCCAGCAACCGCAGCAATCCG AAAACAAAGGCCTGAAATGGGATCCAAGACCTGAAGCAATCATTCactttttgttttatgttCCTTCTCCAAAAGTATTCTGTGttctgtaa
- the LOC6494816 gene encoding E3 SUMO-protein ligase PIAS1 isoform X6: MRKTRSQTARTQAENAATSNIAGQQSSSSAVSALSTFDTSKYKECEQMVQMLRVVELQKILSFLNISFAGRKTDLQARILSFLRTNLELLAPKVQEVYAQSVQEQSPTLQYLDPTRMYSHMQLPPAVQPNSVVGSLVGGGPGGQVPGAQIPVVGGAPFLHAHSINSQLPIHPDVRLKKLAFYDVLGTLIKPSTLVPRNTQRVQEVPFYFTLTPQQATEIASNRDIRNSSKVEHAIQVQLRFCLVETSCEQEDCFPPNVNVKVNNKLCQLPNVIPTNRPNVEPKRPPRPVNVTSNVKLSPTVTNTIMVQWCPDYTRSYCLAVYLVKKLTSAQLLQRMKTKGVKPADYTRGLIKEKLTEDADCEIATTMLKVSLNCPLGKMKMLLPCRASTCSHLQCFDASLYLQMNERKPTWNCPVCDKPAIYDNLVIDGYFQEVLGSSLLKSDDTEIQLHQDGSWSTPGLRSEAQVLDTPSKSVQKVEVISDDIELITDEAKPVKSDLAGIPDDQPTSTSNSETVDLTLSDSDDDMPLAKRRPPAKQAIASSTSNGSGQRAYTPAQQPQQSDIEMQNCKSNIALELGDFKHD, from the exons ATGCGAAAGACCCGCTCGCAGACGGCTCGCACGCAGGCGGAAAATGCCGCAACTTCCAACATCGCCGGCCAGCAATCATCATCGTCTGCGGTCTCAGCACTGAGCACCTTTGATACGAGCAAATACAAG GAATGTGAGCAGATGGTGCAGATGCTCCGAGTGGTAGAGCTGCAAAAAATCTTATCGTTTCTGAACATCTCCTTCGCTGGCCGAAAAACCGATCTGCAGGCACGCATCCTCTCGTTTCTGCGCACCAACTTGGAACTGCTCGCCCCGAAGGTGCAGGAAGTCTACGCCCAATCCGTGCAAGAACAAAGCCCCACCCTGCAGTACTTAGATCCAACCAGAATGTATTCGCACATGCAGCTACCGCCTGCCGTGCAGCCCAATTCCGTGGTGGGCAGCCTGGTAGGCGGTGGCCCCGGCGGTCAGGTGCCGGGTGCCCAGATACCAGTGGTCGGCGGTGCACCATTTTTACATGCGCACAGTATCAACAGCCAGCTGCCCATCCATCCGGACGTGCGGCTGAAGAAGCTCGCCTTCTACGATGTGCTCGGCACACTGATAAAGCCTTCGACGCTGGTGCCTCGCAACACACAGCGTGTCCAAGAGGTGCCTTTTTATTTCACACTAACGCCGCAACAGGCCACCGAGATAGCCTCCAATCGTGACATCCGCAATAGTTCCAAAGTAGAGCACGCCATCCAGGTGCAACTGCGTTTCTGCTTGGTAGAGACCTCGTGCGAGCAGGAAGACTGCTTTCCGCCGAATGTCAACGTAAAGGTCAACAATAAGCTGTGCCAGCTGCCT AATGTCATTCCTACAAACCGGCCTAATGTGGAGCCAAAGCGTCCTCCGCGTCCCGTCAACGTGACCTCCAACGTCAAGTTGTCGCCAACGGTCACAAACACCATTATGGTGCAGTGGTGTCCGGATTACACCCGCAGCTACTGCCTGGCCGTCTATTTGGTAAAGAAGCTCACCTCCGCACAGCTCCTACAACGTATGAAGACTAAGGGTGTCAAGCCGGCGGACTATACCCGTGGACtaa TTAAGGAGAAGCTAACTGAGGATGCCGACTGCGAGATAGCCACAACAATGCTCAAAGTATCCCTGAACTGCCCGCTGGGCAAAATGAAAATGCTGCTGCCGTGTCGAGCTTCAACTTGTTCGCACCTGCAGTGCTTCGATGCCAGTCTCTACCTGCAAATGAACGAGCGCAAGCCAACCTGGAATTGTCCCGTCTGCGATAAGCCGGCCATTTATGACAATCTGGTCATAGACGG ATATTTCCAAGAAGTGCTGGGCTCCTCGCTTCTCAAAAGCGACGACACAGAGATTCAGTTGCACCAGGATGGCTCGTGGAGTACGCCCGGACTGCGGAGCGAAGCGCAGGTCTTGGACACACCTTCAAAGTCTGTTCAAAAAGTAGAGGTCATCTCGGACGACATAG AACTTATCACAGATGAAGCCAAGCCGGTAAAGAGTGACTTGGCTGGAATTCCGGATGATCAGCCAACCTCAACGTCGAACAGTGAAACt GTTGATCTGACGTTAAGTGATTCCGATGACGACATGCCACTGGCCAAGCGTCGTCCTCCTGCTAAACAAGCTATCGCCAGTTCCACGTCGAACGGAAGCGGCCAACGTGCTTACACTCCGGCCCAGCAACCGCAGCAATCCG ACATAGAAATGCAGAACTGCAAGAGCAATATAGCATTGGAGCTCGGAGACTTTAAGCACGactaa
- the LOC6494816 gene encoding E3 SUMO-protein ligase PIAS1 isoform X5: MRKTRSQTARTQAENAATSNIAGQQSSSSAVSALSTFDTSKYKECEQMVQMLRVVELQKILSFLNISFAGRKTDLQARILSFLRTNLELLAPKVQEVYAQSVQEQSPTLQYLDPTRMYSHMQLPPAVQPNSVVGSLVGGGPGGQVPGAQIPVVGGAPFLHAHSINSQLPIHPDVRLKKLAFYDVLGTLIKPSTLVPRNTQRVQEVPFYFTLTPQQATEIASNRDIRNSSKVEHAIQVQLRFCLVETSCEQEDCFPPNVNVKVNNKLCQLPNVIPTNRPNVEPKRPPRPVNVTSNVKLSPTVTNTIMVQWCPDYTRSYCLAVYLVKKLTSAQLLQRMKTKGVKPADYTRGLIKEKLTEDADCEIATTMLKVSLNCPLGKMKMLLPCRASTCSHLQCFDASLYLQMNERKPTWNCPVCDKPAIYDNLVIDGYFQEVLGSSLLKSDDTEIQLHQDGSWSTPGLRSEAQVLDTPSKSVQKVEVISDDIELITDEAKPVKSDLAGIPDDQPTSTSNSETVDLTLSDSDDDMPLAKRRPPAKQAIASSTSNGSGQRAYTPAQQPQQSEDKDELKEAAKDKDSSVIDLLDSP; encoded by the exons ATGCGAAAGACCCGCTCGCAGACGGCTCGCACGCAGGCGGAAAATGCCGCAACTTCCAACATCGCCGGCCAGCAATCATCATCGTCTGCGGTCTCAGCACTGAGCACCTTTGATACGAGCAAATACAAG GAATGTGAGCAGATGGTGCAGATGCTCCGAGTGGTAGAGCTGCAAAAAATCTTATCGTTTCTGAACATCTCCTTCGCTGGCCGAAAAACCGATCTGCAGGCACGCATCCTCTCGTTTCTGCGCACCAACTTGGAACTGCTCGCCCCGAAGGTGCAGGAAGTCTACGCCCAATCCGTGCAAGAACAAAGCCCCACCCTGCAGTACTTAGATCCAACCAGAATGTATTCGCACATGCAGCTACCGCCTGCCGTGCAGCCCAATTCCGTGGTGGGCAGCCTGGTAGGCGGTGGCCCCGGCGGTCAGGTGCCGGGTGCCCAGATACCAGTGGTCGGCGGTGCACCATTTTTACATGCGCACAGTATCAACAGCCAGCTGCCCATCCATCCGGACGTGCGGCTGAAGAAGCTCGCCTTCTACGATGTGCTCGGCACACTGATAAAGCCTTCGACGCTGGTGCCTCGCAACACACAGCGTGTCCAAGAGGTGCCTTTTTATTTCACACTAACGCCGCAACAGGCCACCGAGATAGCCTCCAATCGTGACATCCGCAATAGTTCCAAAGTAGAGCACGCCATCCAGGTGCAACTGCGTTTCTGCTTGGTAGAGACCTCGTGCGAGCAGGAAGACTGCTTTCCGCCGAATGTCAACGTAAAGGTCAACAATAAGCTGTGCCAGCTGCCT AATGTCATTCCTACAAACCGGCCTAATGTGGAGCCAAAGCGTCCTCCGCGTCCCGTCAACGTGACCTCCAACGTCAAGTTGTCGCCAACGGTCACAAACACCATTATGGTGCAGTGGTGTCCGGATTACACCCGCAGCTACTGCCTGGCCGTCTATTTGGTAAAGAAGCTCACCTCCGCACAGCTCCTACAACGTATGAAGACTAAGGGTGTCAAGCCGGCGGACTATACCCGTGGACtaa TTAAGGAGAAGCTAACTGAGGATGCCGACTGCGAGATAGCCACAACAATGCTCAAAGTATCCCTGAACTGCCCGCTGGGCAAAATGAAAATGCTGCTGCCGTGTCGAGCTTCAACTTGTTCGCACCTGCAGTGCTTCGATGCCAGTCTCTACCTGCAAATGAACGAGCGCAAGCCAACCTGGAATTGTCCCGTCTGCGATAAGCCGGCCATTTATGACAATCTGGTCATAGACGG ATATTTCCAAGAAGTGCTGGGCTCCTCGCTTCTCAAAAGCGACGACACAGAGATTCAGTTGCACCAGGATGGCTCGTGGAGTACGCCCGGACTGCGGAGCGAAGCGCAGGTCTTGGACACACCTTCAAAGTCTGTTCAAAAAGTAGAGGTCATCTCGGACGACATAG AACTTATCACAGATGAAGCCAAGCCGGTAAAGAGTGACTTGGCTGGAATTCCGGATGATCAGCCAACCTCAACGTCGAACAGTGAAACt GTTGATCTGACGTTAAGTGATTCCGATGACGACATGCCACTGGCCAAGCGTCGTCCTCCTGCTAAACAAGCTATCGCCAGTTCCACGTCGAACGGAAGCGGCCAACGTGCTTACACTCCGGCCCAGCAACCGCAGCAATCCG AGGATAAGGACGAATTGAAAGAAGCGGCTAAGGACAAAGACAGTTCCGTAATCGATCTTTTAGATTCGCCCTAG